One window from the genome of Lutra lutra chromosome X, mLutLut1.2, whole genome shotgun sequence encodes:
- the NDUFB11 gene encoding NADH dehydrogenase [ubiquinone] 1 beta subcomplex subunit 11, mitochondrial — protein sequence MAAGLLGWSARRLLAVAATRGLPAARVRWESSSARAVIAPSAVAGKRTPEPTVRWQEDPDPEDENLYEKNPDSHGYDKDPVVDLWNMRIVFFFGFSIVLVLGSTFIAYLPDYRMQEWARREAERLVKYREANGLPIMESNCFDPSKIQLPEDED from the exons ATGGCGGCCGGGCTGTTGGGTTGGAGCGCTCGCCGCCTTTTGGCAGTAGCGGCGACGCGAGGGCTCCCAGCCGCCCGCGTTCGCTGGGAATCCAGCTCGGCCAGGGCCGTGATCGCCCCGTCGGCTGTGGCTGGAAAGCGGACGCCGGAACCGACCGTACGCTGGCAGGAGGACCCAGATCCGGAGGACGAAAACCTCTacgagaag AACCCAGACTCCCACGGTTATGACAAGGACCCTGTTGTGGACCTCTGGAACATGCGGATCGtctttttctttggcttctcCATCGTCTTGGTCCTTGGCAGCACCTTTATAGCTTATCTGCCTGATTACAG AATGCAGGAGTGGGCCCGCCGAGAAGCTGAGAGGCTTGTTAAATACCGAGAGGCCAATGGCCTCCCCATCATGGAATCCAACTGCTTTGATCCCAGCAAGATCCAGCTACCAGAGGATGAGGACTGA